taaaaattttttaaaaactttttcattttagagtGAAGCTCTAAAggaaatgaaaggaaaaaaagaaaaaaataagttacaAATAACTAcgatttacatatatattttttaaaaatatacaaataatatatattttttaatatctatTGCAAAAAAGGTACTCCATGCTTTTCCTCATGATAACCTCTTCTGAAACCCACTATCTCTCTTCCATAGGGCTATGATGGCTATTTTCCTGACAACAATGCCAACAAAATTTGTGCAATCATAGTAGGAGCTACTCATTGGTCCCAATATGTGATAGTACGAACCTAGCACATTTTTACAATCATATctggaaatataaaatataaatatttcatgaaCATCCTCTAAGACAACTTAATTAAGGGTCTAATAATTTGGTATTCACCGCTAATTATCGCTATTAATTAGGCAAAAAAGGgtggaaacaaaaaatatatagtgaCAATTCTCCATTTTgtagtaaaattataaattaatattatatctTAATCAAATCATTATAATTTACGGAATGTGTTATTCCtaagaaatataatataaatttttgcacTCTTTTATCGTACTTAAATGTATTTTTGCTGTGATCCACAGGAGAGGCTGCGAACAACAATGGAGCTGATTTTTAATGGATAAATGATCAATTATATCCACTTTAAGGACACCTTTTCCAATCATGAAACaggcaaaaataaaatgtttgcAGGTGTTCGGAGTGAGTTTGAAATAAGTGAGAACGTAAACTTTTAAAAAGAATCTAGCTCACCTAACTTTGCCCAAAAGCCAGAGCTTTAAGTAGACCTTGAAGAAACGAACAAGGAAGCGAAATGGTTGCAAAATCTGGATCAGTTTGGCTGCGGTTGGACTCGCATCGCACCGCATTATGGCGACAGAAAAATCTAATCTTGTGTTACCGCAAGCTATGAGTTTGCTTTAGTATATGCGTGCGATATTGTTAATAAACTGTAAAAATTATTGGACAACAAATGAAGTCACAACTACGATACTTTAAATTTGCAATGACTGCGAGATACAAAATGTGTAACTGCTTCTGAATTGTGAGTTACGACTAACCAACTCTCGAGGGAAATAGACCCAACCCAACTAAGTTAATCAGGGAGAGAGAATCCAATTCAAAGCGGGTCGAATCGGATCTGGTCTTCAAATTTGGTGGGAAATTCTCACCTAAGATGATGTCGACTGTGCTGAACTAAAATACACACATTCATCGGCGCCATGCGAACCATGTTTGTCCGGACCATACTTGACAAGGTCCGGCCCAATACTGAATGGATCGCATCTGTGTTCTATCCACACCGGTTTGACCCGAGGTGCCATGTCGGTTTTGGGCTATccagtgttttattttttttagcttatatttttttttatattttttagaattaattttataaaattgtatataattattatgtgcACACGGTATAAGTTTTAgatagtattttaaaaaaattattcaaaaaaattgaataaataataaagtgaAAGAATTATAAGGCCCACGGGCTTCAGGCCGGTCACCGTGTGGCCCAGTTTTAGGGCCCGCAGCATGGATGATGTGGCCCAGTAACCCAAGATCCCACCCTTTTTATATGAGGACGCAAACCGCCTCCGCTCGCGCACCTTCGttattagggttagggtttttggatctTCGTTCCCCgcgagaggaagaggaagaggaagaagaggggggAGAGGCGGGAGAGATGAGGCCGATACTGATGAAGGGGCATGAGCGGCCCCTGACGTTTCTGAGGTACAACAGGGAGGGGGATCTCCTCTTCTCCTGCGCCAAAGACCACACGCCCACCGTGTGGTTCGCCGATAATGGCGAGCGACTCGGCACCTACCGCGGCCACAATGGCGCCGTTTGGTGCTGCGACGTCTCCCGTAAgatctcttcttcctcctcttcttcttttcggtgtttctctcttctcctcttcgaTGCATTAGTTTTGGCTTACCTTTCCTTTTGATTCTTCATATTCGCTTCTCCGTGGGCGTTGGGCCGATCTATGTATCCTAAAGAGGAAGATGCCATTTTTCCGTTTCTCGATTTGTTGCTTTTTACGCAATTTACGCTGCTTTAAAGTGATCGTAATATGTTTTGCTCGATTTATGTAGTGGGTTCAGAGTGTTATCTGTTATTTCCTTTTGTTGTATTTAGTAGTACAGTAAAGTAGTCTAACTCgaagtataattattttaagcTTAGTAATATCTTACATGTAAACTCTATTTAACATATCCGGAGGCTGGGGTTTTCAGTAAAGATAACaatgattgtttttttttttttgctttttgcatCTTAAAAATTCCGTTTTTAGTGTTTGATATATCCTAAATCatcaaaaactatttttttgttATGTGTAGGCGATTCAACTCGCCTAATTACGGGCAGTGCTGATCAGACAGTAAAGCTGTGGGATGTTCAGACCGGAGCCCAACTGTATTCGTTTAATTTTGATTCCCCGGCCAGGGCTGTGGAATTTTCTGTCGGCGATAAGCTTGCCGTTATCACCACAGATCCGTTCATGGGGAATCCGTCCACCATCCAAGTCAAACAAATTGCCAAAGATTCTAGTCAACGTATGCAGTTATCATTTTGTTCATATACTAAACTAGTGCAAATTATTGATCTCCCCTCTGATCATGTACTGATTGTAGTAAAGCAAtatacttgtaatttttttgcaGAGACTAGTGAATCTGTTCTTACAATTAAGGGACCTCAGGGAAGAATCAATAGAGCTGTTTGGGGGCCGCTCAATAAGACCATAATAAGCGGTGGTGAAGATGCAGTGTTACGTATTTGGGACTCTGAGGTGTGTAGATTCGTTCCTTCATTAGTTGTGTCTTTTCGTATTTTCGATTTCAGTTGCGTACCGCATTTGTGGACGTCATAGAGCTATCCTTATTAGTAGCTGTTTTCTCCACAATTTTCTGTCAATTGCCTTTTCACTCTTATCTCGTTCTGACGTGCAGACCGGAAAGCTTTTGAAGGAAGCAGATCAGGAGTCCGGCCATCAGAAAACAATAACTTCACTATCAAAATCTGCAGATGGTTCTCATTTCCTCACAGGCTCCCTGGATAAAACCGCTAAGgtgataaactttttttttttttttttttttttttttttttttttttttgagtagcTGTCTTTGGAGTGTCTTACCACCAACTTAAAGTCTCTTTTGTTTGATTCTTATTTGTTTCTTATTTATTCTGGTTAGCTGTGGGATGCAAGGACGCTGACTCTTCTGAAGACGTATGCGAGTGAACGCCCTGTCAATGCTGTAGCAATATCTCCCCTCCTTGATCATGTACGCACCTAAACATTTTAATCTTGATTGTCACTTCAAGCTTCTGTAAGATCATTGTCGACAATTTAAGAATTACATGAGAATCAAAccgaatgaaaatgaaaaaaaaaatctgttctGTTTAACCAATTGGTTGAAGCATTCACTCGGAGATAGGCTTCATCAGTATTCAGTAAATGAATCATAAAAATTCATTCGTCTGGTTAAAGAAGGTTACGATTTATCTTGATAACATAGCCTATTGACTGTGTGGAGTGAACTCTTGCATCTATATTCTGATTTATTTGGTTGCTTTCCGGAGCAAACAAAAGATGAAAAACTTGTGGCTCTGTTGGGAGACCACGTGGCAATTTTCAAATGTCATTCAATTCTGCATGTTGCAAATGTACTCCTTTATGGCCATGCAAGCCTGCTGTATTACAGTTTTAAATCTGCTTATTGCTCATGTGCACTGCAAACTAGTATGTCATTTTGTTCAGCTGACTTCTGTTGTACGCATTGTTACTACTTTTTCATGTGAACCAAGTTCTCTATTATTTAGCTtggcttcttttataattttctccTAGGTTGTGATTGGTGGTGGTCAAGAAGCCTCACATGTCACGACGACTGATCGTCGTGCAGGTAAATTTGAGGCCAAGTTTTTTCACAAGGTgagccttttctttctttttctcttttttcattcTGTAGGATTTCCTTCAATCTTCATGGTATTGAGTGTCAAGTTTCCTGCATTTGAGAAAACATTggaaaataacaattttttttaatacacaaACAGATTCTGCAAGAAGAAATTGGGGGTGTGAAGGGCCATTTTGGACCAATAAATTCTTTGGCGTTCAATCCTGATGGAAGAAggttctttctctcattcttttctttgcttaTATTAGATAAACTATAAATTTCTTCATCAaccaaaagaaataattttttcaatgcATTATAACAATGTATTTTTTTGTGTCAATCTCTTTTGGGTACCAATGGATTATGGTTTTGCATTAGTGGCTCAATGATTATAGCCAATTATATTGGCAATATACGCTATTCTGAGAAAGTTGAAATACTTATGCGGACAATTGAGAATATGAGAGCTACTTGTCAACTTTTTTGTCGAAATTTCTTGTTTTGAGATGATTTATTGGCGTTGTTACATTGTTCAGTTTTAGTGATCTTCCAAGGCGTCATTGATGTGGATTTTGGAGATATTTTAAATTGGATCTTCCTCGCTTCTATATGTATTGTCGTGCAGCTGTGCCTTTTGACTGTTTTACTACAGTGGGCTTCTTGTAACAATTTGATATTATCATTCTGCGAACTTTTTAGCTATCATTTCTTGTGAAACTTAAGCTAACCAGTTTTATTACCAATTTTGCTATTCTGAGAAAGTATCCTAAACTGGATTTTGATAGCACTGATATTTTGTTTACTTGCCTtgtaatgctatatatatatatatatatatatatatatatatatatatatataatgtttctctttttcttattttctgcACCACAAAGTTTTGTTGTTTAGAGCTTGTTTTAATCTTATCTTTATGGCATCTTTTTCTGTCTCTAACATTTCAATTCCTTTCAATAGCTTTTCGAGCGGCGGTGAAGATGGTTATGTTAGGCTGCATCATTTTGACCCTGACTATTTCAACATAAAGATGTAAGTCTTGCCTGGCATTTTCAGGAGTGTACCTTTGTTTCCTTTCGACTTTCTATTAAAGCATTTAATCAAATATGTTTCTCTCGATATTGAATTGTTCCCTTTCTTTCAggtgagtgagtgagtgaaaATGCAAATTACATTCTTGATAGCGAACAGACAAGTGAAGAACCGTCATTTGCCGTGTGGTAGTTTGAAGTATCGAACTTTTTGTCTTTATACTTATGTAATAAGCCCTGTTCTTTGGACTTTGTTGAATTTTGTACATGTAAAGAATTTCTAGTGAGCTTCTACTTCATGTTTTGGTCATGTTGCTTCTTGAAATTCTTCAGAATATTACCTGCTGCGAGTTTGCACCGTTAAAGAAATTCCACTTATTGGAACATGCAGCATGGGTAGGtttattttaacttaattaGTCTTTAGATGATCTATAATCTTTGCTGACCGTTTGAAGTAATTTGCCCCCAGGAGATGTGGATGCTTCTTTATATAAACTTACTggtttttctatttcttttgtcGTTTGCTGCCTCTGCTTGCGTGCCGCTTGAACGCTCTGCGGAAGTATCTTGCAGAAAATCAATTTCGCGAATGGATTCAATGGAAAACGGATTATGTTGTATGGTATTTTGGTGCTGTGTACTAGCGTAAAAGCTCTCGAGATGAcccctttttttatataaaaagaaaaaaggaaaagagtcCTTGATATTTGATTACCATATTCTCATTTTTCTTTGTGTGATTCCACAAGCGAGAAGAACACTCTTTCACGTACCACCATTTCCTTAGATTTAAACTGTGtataacatttaaaaattttgtataaaagaaaagatgttATGGTCCACATCACAAGCAGCGCCGCGGCACCGGTGCCGAatgaattcaaaaattca
Above is a genomic segment from Ananas comosus cultivar F153 linkage group 15, ASM154086v1, whole genome shotgun sequence containing:
- the LOC109721823 gene encoding eukaryotic translation initiation factor 3 subunit I-like; translated protein: MRPILMKGHERPLTFLRYNREGDLLFSCAKDHTPTVWFADNGERLGTYRGHNGAVWCCDVSRDSTRLITGSADQTVKLWDVQTGAQLYSFNFDSPARAVEFSVGDKLAVITTDPFMGNPSTIQVKQIAKDSSQQTSESVLTIKGPQGRINRAVWGPLNKTIISGGEDAVLRIWDSETGKLLKEADQESGHQKTITSLSKSADGSHFLTGSLDKTAKLWDARTLTLLKTYASERPVNAVAISPLLDHVVIGGGQEASHVTTTDRRAGKFEAKFFHKILQEEIGGVKGHFGPINSLAFNPDGRSFSSGGEDGYVRLHHFDPDYFNIKM